The genomic region CTACTTAAATGAGCCCCTCCAGCATGATGGGAAATAATTGATTTCGTTTTTTGTCCTTCGCTCTACCTGTGGAAATTTGAttgtgtttctccttttttttttttttacctctctaTGGCAGTAGTGTTGCATGAATCCATGTCCCTGTTGTGACTCACCACTCCGTGTGTCAAAccattattggttttatttttccgATGGCGCTCTAATTTGTTTCCCTTCTTTCAATCTTGCAGGTAAAGAAGAAGAGTTTCCCAAGAAGCCTTTAGGGCAGCTTCCTCCTGAGGTGGCACCAGTGGTGGTGAACCACGTGGCCAACGGGCAAAGCCACGTCAATCCTGCGGAGCCTCCCCTGGACCCGAGTCCACTACCGGACCGTAAGCAAGACAGTCGGCCCCCTAGTCGCTTACGCCGGGACTCACTGGAGAAATCCATACGCCACCACAAGGCAGAAAAGAGGGAGGCTCGCTCAAGTGGGTCGGGGGAGAATCACAATGATCAGCGGAAGCAGTCCACTACACCTGAGCGGGGGACCACGCCGCCCTCAGCCCCCACCCCGACACCCCATGTGGATCGAGGGAAGCCTCAGAGCCACGCCACCGCCAACCACAACTCCAACGCGGCCTCCAGCTCCCGCAAAGAGATCACCCCCCGCTGGTTCAAACCTTCGGAGACAAAGCTGGAAGCAGTGAAAGCAGCAGCTGCACGGGACGTCCACCTGAGCAGGGGGGCTTCACCGGCCCCCTCCAGCCCGGAGGACAGCGCCCTGGCTCTCCACCGCCCGCGCTCCAAGGGCTTCATCCCCGACACAAACCGCGGCTCCAATGCCTCTCAGTATGACAACGTGCCGGGACTGCAGGGGCAGGACTTTGAGATCCTGGAGCTTGACAGACCTCCATCCAGAATGAAGACCCCTCGCAGTGACACCCCCTTCAGTGTGTCGTCCCTCCATCAGGGCAGCCCGAGCCTAGCCGGGAGCATGGTGTCCGTCGCCTCCGGGTCAAAAATGGCCAAGCACCCTCCTGCGTTTACCAGCAACAGTCCAGGAAGGGTTTACCCTGGCAGCCAGTACAGCACCCCTCCCCAGCAGCACTCCCCGGGCAGAACTACAACAGAAGTTCCCATCCTCCATCCTGCTTACAGCGTGAGCCTGGACCCCCGAGGAGAGGACCGACTCTACGCCCCTCCCACCCGATTTACCCCACCCTCCAGCGTGGTGTACGGGGATCGAGCTTACGCCACCACGCAGCGCAAGAACCCCTCCCCGGAGAAAACTCTCATGAACAACTCCTACACAACCTACCGCAGGGGGCCACCGGGAAACCCCCGAGACGTGAGGCCCCCACCAGAGCACTCCCTGCAGCTGGAAACCCAGGGGAGGTCCACCCCGATCTACCTGCAGCAACTCACCTCCACTTCACAGGTCTGCGGCCCGGTGGACTACAGGTTTGAGGGGCATCGTAGGGGTGAGCCACACTTCCTGCCAGAAGGCGGGGGGCATCGGAGGCCTGTAGACGGGGCCCTTCCGTGGGCACCAGATGATGAGTGGCCTCCTCATACCCCAGGTGGTGTGCCGCGCTCGCCCAGCTTCCAGCAAGCCCAAATGTCGCCCGTTCAGGAGTTCACTTTCCCGCCCAACCCAGAGCCCCTGCTCCACTACAGGACTCCACTCAAGGAGACTGTCCTTCGGCAACAGCTCCCCCAGCTGTTCGGAGGGCCACACTACAGGCACGCACAGGAGGCGTTCGCCCTGCAGGAGTCCATGCTGCTGTGATAGAGAAATGGCAAGACACTGTAAAAACTGAAGTGTAGTCAGACACTGTGGTAGAGACGAGCTTTGTTCAAAAGTTTCTCGATGTGTGAAGTCGTGACCTCCTGACTGTCACGTTGCATCGTAATGTTGCAGCACGCACCAGCCTCTGAAGTTTCTACTGATCACTTTAAAAACTGACtgaagattttattttatttttggatgtAAATCATTAACAAGAGGTCACAGTATATATCTTTTGGAGTCTGATATGTACAGtggatgtttttgttaatatgcTGAGTTGTTATCAGTAGCAGGGGAAAACTCTCCTGAAAAGgcaaaactgatttattttccatctttatttttttatatgttaCTTCCAGAGATTCACACTCGAGATGGATTTACTCTTCATGCTCGTGaatgttatttttcaaaaataattaatagTACTATGTCCCCAGATATAATTAAACAGCACTGTGCAGTTTGATTTCAAATTTGCAGCGGCTCTACTGTAGAAagtgatgttcattttgtagtCTTTCCTTTCCCGGTTCAGTGATAACCCTTTCCCATTAACTGATGTgcaattcatttctttttcaagcGTACAGTTTGTTGGATATTTCAGTGTAGTTTTTGGTTCAATTCCGACCCCAAATACAGAGCTCATTTGTGAGGgctaataatatatatatttagttttatatatttttggtttgctTTAAGCCATCTGATTGGCTATGTAACTCTAggtaacatgtttgttttttaaatgaatgtactATAGTTACCACTTCTTGAGCAGCCAGAAGTTGTTTCAGTACaaacttttatttcctttgttttgtcttgtttttctccacaCTGTCATATCACTACTGTTTAGCTTCTGACAAACACTCATCTggcacacacattcatattcaCACACTACATGTCAAAAAGGTGTGAGGcacacatttcaacatttaatcAGTGACATTATTATGATTATTCTCAAACAGTATTGCCCTTACTGTTCATTACATTCCATAAGTTatctttgtatttgttaaacAACTAATTTCAAAACATTCTGATACTTTGCATAATAAAAGGAGGTGGGTTCAAATGAATCTCTGGCTCTGTCTTTGACTTGCTGTAAATGAAAGGTTTATTCccacatgtgttttttctcatgaTGTCTTTTACCTCTTATAGTGAAACTCTACCACCTAGTGGGAGCATAGCGATAAAGGCAAAATGGTAAGTATATACTATTCCAAAGTCATTTGTAAAGTCTAATATGTTTGTATAGCTTCTATGTCACGTGACCCAGTACATCCAATTCAATGTAACATTGTGTCGCAACACTAGACGAGCAGGACACACACCTTTTTTGGGAATTTAAGACAATAATCCACACTTTTTATAATTGAATGTTAATTTAGCAGTTAGTTTCTACTCTCAAGTTAGTTTAGTTTATACTGTTTACTTGTTTACTATACACTGACCTAATTCAACATACTAttaatgtttgattttgtgtcTACATATTTTGCATCGacttttctgactttttgtGTGACATACAGAATTGTACAATGACTTTATTCATCCTACCATGTTATGTggttttttctcatattttcaacatttcaaccaatcaaagttatttatacagcccattatcacaaactttacatttgtctcagggggctttaccgtttgaacataatatgaaTATAACACCCCTTAGACATTAGAAGATGAAAatggatccaggtggatgtcaacaatcctgtGGGTGCCATCAAACAACTAGTCAGGTGAGCgtcaggcaggaccacagcaacaggcacATCTACGACTCAAAACATCTCTAACACTGGCTGGTGTCTGACTGTTAGTTAAGGTGTACTTTATTTGCAATACAGTAGCATTTTCTCAGAGCAGAACACGCTTTTTAAACGCATTCCTGTTAAGATTGTCGAAGATGTGTGAGGGTGAGCCACGGAGACTCCCGGCCCATCTCAACCCCTGATAATAAAAGTCCTAAAAAAGCGTAGCATATGTCGTAAAGACGTCAGAGTATTGTATGTCAGAAAGATGTCATAAGAAAATCGTAGTATTTCATAAAAAACGTGATTCAAAAAAGTTATTTAGAGGGGTGTATTCATGGGCAGAGTTCAACCTTTACCTCTTTGATCTGaatgctgtgtttcttttctttcctaaTTGGGTGAAAGTTACTGTACAGattattttggggaaaaatatattgattttacaaaaatacactgGAAAGAGGAGGAACACGAGTAAACAGAATTGCTTGGTTAAACAATGAATAAACTGGACATGTTCCACTTTCtagtcttttatttatttacagttcaGATTTGTTCCTGTACATAATGgcaaagtaaaaaacaacattctttCTCCTTATTTCAAGTGGGAAGAAAaactctgtctctcttttttaacaaaatgcttAAATTTTTCGGGGAGTCCTACGACAGACCGGCTGCAGCAGCATTTGTAGCACCAAGATGTTGCTCAGTCTCTCCATGTCACCTCCACTTCATCTGTCCTGTACCTATGAAAGGAGAAATGTTAATGGACGGATAAAAAAAGGGATGACTGCAAAGCCAGTTGGCCACATTCGGTCAATCAGATCAAATATCAACAACTTTTCTAAATAGAGGTCCTCTAATAGTTAAATCTATACTGCTGGTGTTTCAGATGGCAGAGTGttgattttcattattttgcaaaaaaaaagcagcaaggTGAATTCTACCTTTGTGTAATCCACGAGTCTTCCAGCTCTGTCACCTGACCAGACCTAAACATCTCCCAGCCAGCTTGAGCAATCATCGCTCCGTTGTCGATGCAGAATCTGTGGAACAAAGTGAACACTTATCTGGACTGAAGCTGGAACATGATGTTCTGACGGACTGAAATCACAGGATATTTAGGTAACCTTAGGCCTACGTTATATTACTGCTAAATGGCTTTCACTGTGCCTAAAACAACATGACACAATACCTTATTTTAGATGTGTTTATCATAACGGATTTCTCAACTTGAACCcaagtgaaacattttttttgcaaatagCAGCACCTACAAAACTTTGTATTGTGTGAAATGATTTTGACCCAGTTCTAATGTTTGTTCACAAAGATGAGAGAGCAAAAGTTTTGGTCCTGGGACCTTCAACCTATTGCTCATTCGTCATTTTAATGTATAGGTTTACCGTTCGTCAGTGGCAAAAAGCTTGGCGTTTCTCTCCTTACACATCACCCCCATCATCTCCTGCAGACGCAGGTTACCTACAGAGGAACCAGGGGGTCACATCTTCATATGTCATAATATAGAATGTCATAGTAAAGCcataaacaaaatatcaaagaaACCGGTTCGTAAAATGTCATGACAAATCTCAAAAACATTATAGTATAGAATGTCACTTAAAGAAAGTCATAACAAAGTAATAGTCAAGTATGTCATTAAAAGTCATAAAAAGGTTATAGCATATTAGGTCATAAAACtgtcatccatccatccatccatccatccatccatcttctcctgcttttccgtcaggaTCGCGGAGGTAaccagctccagcagagagccccaaacttctctttccctggccacatcagccagctctgactgggggattccaaggcgctcccaggccagcgaagagatataatccctcctcCCGGTCCTAGGTCTACCCGTCTGTCTCTTCctagctggacgtgcctggaacacctccctaggagtggcgcccaggtggcatcctcactaggtgccgaaccacctcaactggctcctttcaacgcgaaggagcagcggttctactccgagtccctcccgactgaacttctcaccttatccctaagggagatgccagccaccctgcggacaaaatcccatttcggccgcttgtatccgcgatctcgttctttcggtcatgatccatccttcatgaccataggtgagggtaggaacgaagatggcccggtagacagagagctttgccttctggctcagctctcttctCATCACAACGGttgcggtaaagcgactgcagtaccgctcccgctgctccgattctccggcccatctcacgctccattgttccatcactcgagaacaagaccccgagatacttgaacccttcacttggggtagggcctcattccctacctggagtggacagtccatcggtttcctgctgagaaccatggcctcagatttggaggtaaAACTGTCATAGTATGTCATAAAAGTCCTAAAAACTAATAGTATTGTAGGTCATAACTTCGATGTATTATGTCATCAAAAGCAAGTCAAGTCCTCAAAAACAATCCGTATAGTATGTTgttaaaaatatcacaaaaactTCATCGTATGGTATGAGATCAAAGAGTGGTATGTCATTAAAAAACTCCTAAAAATGTGTAGTATGGCATGTCTTCAGGAATTGAATCAAAATGTATCTTGTGTAATAAATGCTTCATAGTATAGTTTCTGATCAACAGTAATAGTGTAGTGTCATTGTatgtcatttaaacatttcaataaaaagtgATCAGTCATACATCAGTCAAATAAATCATAGTGTTGTATGTCCTGTGTACTTACAGCCAACTCCCCCCACAATGAGGACTTCTCCAGAGCCGCAGTGGGCCATGGCCCTCTCTGTGATCTCCACCAGCATGGAGAACACGGTCTCCTACGGGGATACAGACTTTAGTGTTGGGAGACACTATCAAAATGGCTTCTACTAATACTGTATGTCTGGAGTAAGGGTGTCCAAACTTGAATCGGCCCACAGCAAATTCttaaagtataatggaatatggcccacaaatgaaacttgtcAGTTTTTTCATAAAGCATATTAAAGTTTCAAGCATATTAACCTACatctgattgattttgctaacttataacttcacttatgaggcaatatactgtacctctagtgagtggcctAGCCTTTGGCCCTGAGTAAAAAAGgcttggacacccctggtttagagCTTTTTAAGTCACTTTGCTACACAGATCCAGCATGTGGGTTATTTGATTAACTGATAGCGATGGTTGTACCTGCAGGGAGAAACACAGGTCCTCTTCTGAACACTGACCCGAGCTGAGCATCTTGTGAGCAGCTTCCTAAGGAAGAAAAAATAACTGTTGGCAGTGAAACAACTGGAGTAATGTTGACTACTGAACGCGGAAGGTGAAAAGGGATGGAGATATgacccttctttttttttacttagcTAGATCTGTAAGTTACAACAGCTGCTTACTTCTCAAAATAACATGGTATTTTGCTCAGCCTCAGATCAGGGTTTCAAACACCTCGGAATTCTTACACTTGTTTCTTGCTTTGGACGGTAACTTGAATGTTAGCCATGTTGCCAACAATTCATGAACACCCTTTTTTGGTCATATGAAAGTCAACTGGCAACTATTATCAACATTATCTTGGAAATGAATGTCACGTGTCATTGTGTTGTGCAACGCTGTGAGGAAAATGGAAGGAATCCGATAGAAGCACCGACAATAATACCACTTGAAAACACTAAAAGAGAGAGTTGCCGCTTATTCTACACAGAGTCAAAAGAcggcagagaagaagaaataattattcaaatacACGCATTTATTGTAGATGAATAGTTCCAAGGAAGAGCGAGCCACTCACCTCAATGTAAGATAAAATCCCAGAAAATGAGACGTCCATTCCTTTTACCGTATATGGTAGCTCCACATACTGACTCCCTCTAACAGCATGGACAAAAAGTGGAAGTGagtatttattattagtatacaaacaaatattaagcACACAACACTGGAGCTGCTTATCGTACTTTTTAGCCATCTGCTCGATGTTGTATCCTGGACTGGGGTCATTGGAAATCTGAGTGGAGAAACAGTTCCAGATTTAGAACACACCTATCACAGGCAGCAAAAGGCGagtaatcattttaatgaaagtCATAATGGTGCACACCTTTATAACTCTAGCAAACCTGTCCAGGCAGTTGCCAACAGCGATGTCAATGGTTTCCCCAAATATTCTGTATCGCCGCTCAGAGTATGCAATAACCTGCACAGGAAGAAATTACATGTATACCTAATGAACTTAGAACATGTCATAGCTCTGTCGATTGTCAGGAAGAGCAGTTTTTCCCCGTACACAGAAACCaacctgtgtgtttcctccactGACGTAAAGCACGGTAGGGTTGTTGGCTTGTGTGATGAGTCGGCCCATCTCAATGTGTCCGATGCAGTGGTTGACACCGAGGAGCGGCTTTCCCCAAAGCTGTGCAACTGTACGAGCCACCAGAGCCACCGTCACCAAGGGAGCACCCATGCCAGGACCTGATAAAAGCAAacgagagaaaaagagaggtgtTTGTAAAGttgaaatgataaaacacattacattctGGTTTGAGAGAAGCATTGTATAGTCTGTTAGTTTGGTGTCACTTTTCATAGATAATGGAATACTATGTGGCACCTGTTTCAATAACACTtccacttcctttttttcagcCAATAACTGTGGGTGAAAGTAGCACATAGTATAGAACTAGGTGAAAGATTTCTATTTTGATATCATTCAATATCTGGAAAACAATTTGAATGTGGATATAGCGTATAGTGGATTTTCTTTGATCAAAACCAGTATGAAACGTGATGAATCAAAATTTTGAGCGCTAATCCTGGTGAAAGCATGTTGTCCTTTTTTCGGACAAACTTGTGAATAGTTCAAATCTGATTCTCCCACAAGGTGACGACCCAGGATGTTATGTAACCTTTGGTGTAGGCCACACAGTCGATGTCTGCAGGCCTCAGTCCTGCTTGCTCCAGCGCCTCCTTCAGGACAGTCAGGATGACAGCACGGTGGTGCCTGGCGGTGTCACTCGGCATGAAACCTGATGGgtagaaaaaacatgttgttaacTTCACATGCAAGattgttacatttttacatatcACCGGTAAAGTGAAGGTCTCACTTGCCTTGACCAGGAGGGGTGATGTAGGTCCGTCTTGGGTTGGACAGCACTTCACCATCCTTGATGATTCCAATGCCGATCTTATTGGCACTTCCCTCAAATCCAATTACTATAGTCATGGTGGCTGAAAAAACctttacaggaaataaaatagcaatgaGGAGAGGTGACTAATGCATTATGTCTTTATATGGAAACCAAAGTAGCATATTTATTTAGAAGAGTAAATAATCCTCTTTTTAAAGTGCATTTCTTAATTTCTGCTAAAGCCTCATTCtttgcaagaaaataaaatcaggaaAATGTTGAACAGGACATGGTTTCTTCCTAAGCCGGCTAGCTTTTTGGTTGTAAATTAAACTTTCGAGCCTcatttctcatttcaaaaaaggGAGTCAACAGGGAAGTGAAGGGCCAGTCAACGAGAgagaattaaatacaaataataataacgcTTTGTTTGTCATGAGTTTTGTTACCAGGCATTGTCCAATATGTCCaaccattaaatatttaagggGATACACCATTATCCTCACGACAGATGCTTTACCTATAAAATGCCTCATTATACCTAACATACATATTTACTTTCCATATTTAGCTCACCCTAAACCAAAATAAGGCAACCTGTGTGGTATGCTATGATAGCAGCGACAGCGCATTTGATAAAACTATCCTCACGGTACATCAACTCTACATTGAATATCAAATAAGACATACCTAGCTTATTGCTCTTCTTCGTTTGTTCACATGTATTCAAACTTGATCcaactttttttaataataactcTTCTACCTCCTGGATGTATTATAACAACTTCTGTGGAGTCTGAAGGGTCCCAAACACTGGCAGTTGTAGAGATGGCCTGACCAAAATGATTAGTCCGAATAATATGTCACTTCAGTGGCATAACAGAATGGTGTTATATGTCATAAAGCAGTTATAATTGTGTAGttttctgataaaaaaataaataacgcagttaaaaataaagttgttttgtcatttattaTCAGGCAAATATAAGCCCTCACAGCGCGTGGTCAGAAATATttgctgtgctttgtgtgtgtgtctgtgtttggggAGGAGAAGAAGCACGTTGTCTTTGCTTCCTGTTGAGAAAGTGCAAGTAAgattatttgcatttaatttgaaCGTGTAGCTTATTGGAATGAAAACGTTGCGTTACTCTCCTGCATTTGCATTTGTAGATTATACAAATAAGCTGTGAATGAGCAGATAAGAAGCTACCTGGCTATTCTCCATTCATTCAGTAGGCCCTCTGCTTCTTTGTCAAAGAGAAGCTACCGCTACCGTTAGCTTGCGTTTAAGACGAAAAAACGTCTGCTGTTTTTGAACAAGGATGATGTTAATTTTGCATTCAGCAGTTGGCAAATGAGTTAATTTGTTCTATTTAGTGCAATAGGATGTATGCCTACACCTTTGTCGGAGTTTACTGCAGATCTGACAAAGCGGCTGAGAAGCGATATGTGTAGAACAAATGCATACTTGTTAAACGGAGGtgaattgtttaaaaatgtccaagCTGATCTGACTTAAATAATTGGACGACTGGAAAACTTTGTACCATTTCCTTTATGAGTCACGAGAAAAACAGACCGATATATTGGCCAATATAAGCGTTATTGTATTTAATGCCTGATAAATAAGAGTGCAGTGCGGAAATGATGCAGGTAATTTATATCCAGTGTTTTCATCACAATGTCGGTCCAAACGAGAGCACTGACAAGTTAAACAACAAACACGTCTGCTTAGTAAAGCACATCTCTAAAAAATTTAAAAACCTTCACATTTCTAACTTAAACTGACAGATACATCGAGTATCCTGGCTCTGATAAGCTACTTCAGTTCTCCTTCTTAAGTTGCAACAGTTGTTGTGATGACTGGAAATCCAATGTTTGATGAACTTTTTTCAATTTCCACCCCAAAAATTGTTAAACTagtaaatcattatttatttacgtCCATGCAGTTACCTGAATCCAAGGTGATGCTCAAATAGCTTGTTTTGTCCAACCAGAAGCACAATGACATGTAACAAGGAAAAGCCATTTCTTCAGCGCTACAGTTAAACCTGTGGGTTTGTTGGCCTTGTTGAcagttgtgtttctgtcttgtgtgttattttatcatttgaCACTTGacaatctgttttgtttttccagcgGCGTTTGTGcggttgtgtgtgcgtgttgtgTGTCTGCGAGGTGTGTTTGGATCCAGGGCCAATTTAAGtatgaagagaggaaagaaggcAGAGGACGCAGCTGCAGATGGGGAAAATGACACCAGCCCTGGTACTACAGCTGTTCACACTTGCATACAATCTCCTGACTTAAATATATGTGGCCTGAGCCTATGTCTTTATTTAACCTGACAGCTtcagcaaagaaaacaaagaaggcGAAAGAGCCAGAGGCCCCGATACTTTACGAGGATCCTCCTGACAAAATGACCAGCAAAGATGGACGTGAAGCCAACATGAAGATCACCTCCTGGAACGTCGACGGTCTGAGGGCATGGGTGAAAAAGAATGGCCTGGATGTGAGTTTGCAATAATTATAAGCAACATCAATTATTTCCTGAGTTATGTATTCAGAttggttttaatggaaaatgcTTGTGTTCTCCCTTCCAGTGGGTGCGTGAGGAGTCTCCAGATgttttgtgtctgcaggagaCAAAGTGTGCAGAAAAATCCCTCCCTGCTGAAATCACCTCCATGCCTGAGTATCCTTACAAATACTGGGCAGCGTCCAATGAGAAGGAGGGTTACAGTGGTGTGGCCATGCTCTGCAAGACTGAACCCCTCAATGTCACCTATGGCATTGGTGAGTGGTGTCTTTAActgttttcatttaaacatattaatCCCAGTAAAATTCAAACTTGTTGCCATTGCACTTTTGTATTATTGGaacagaatacaaaaacaaagtggACTTAATATGAACCTTCTCTAACACTTCTCCAGGTAAAGAAGAGCATGACAAGGAGGGCCGCGTGATCACTGCAGAGTTCCCCAACTTTTACCTGGTGACTTCCTATGTGCCAAACTCTGGCAGAGGCCTTGTGCGCCTAGATTACCGCAAAACCTGGGACGCGGACTTCCGGGCGTACCTGAGCGAGCTTGACATACAGAAGCCTCTGGTGCTGTGTGGTGACCTTAATGTCGCACACCAGGAGATCGACCTGAAGAACCCCAAGGGGAACAAGAAAAACGCAGGCTTCACCCCTGACGAGCGCGAGGGCTTCAGCCAACTACTAGAGTCCGGTTTCATCGACAGCTTCCGCGAGCTGTACCCCGAGCAGACTAACGCCTACACCTTCTGGACCTACATGATGAACTCCCGCTCCAAGAACGTGGGCTGGAGGCTCGATTACTTTGTGCTGTCGTCCAGCCTGCTGCCGGGCCTGTGCGACAGCAAGATCCGCAACAAGGCCTTGGGAAGCGACCACTGCCCCATCAGCCTGCACATAGCTGTGTAGCTCATTGTTTTACATGGCCTTTACTGTTTTCTTACTACTGCCATTCAGAATTGGCTAAAACTATCATGTATACTAATGTTTGTTGAGTAAGATGTTCTTAGGTGCTGCTCAAACTCTCTATTTCCTGTAGGCTTGGTAGGAGCTTAGATTTGTAGAACCTTTAAATTCAAGTTTTCACATGAAACGTTCAAACAATGCCCATTTATGCAATTTAAGTCTTTCATTAAACCAAGTGATGAACaccttgtgtatttaaatactccaATGGCACATTCCCACTGCACTACGGCTCTAATTTGATTTTACTCCGCTCTCTTTTTTGGGTTTTCCACCTGGGATAGTACCATGTACTTTTTCAGTAACACCCAAGCCAAGGTTCAATAAGAGCTTACTGGTACTAAagggtaaaagtaaaaaaacagaacattagTCATTGAGTCATGATTTAGGTGCTGTTAAACTGCCAACAATAGCATTAGCAGAATAAAAGGACATGCCTCCATGCCAGTAACCTgcagtatgtttgtgtgttgctgtcTGAACTAGCACTGTTGCAATGGTTGTGATGTGTTTAAGCCCATTATGTTCAAAGCTCCTTTTCCAAAGCattgttacattttctgttgttaAACATGCTCACAATAAAGACTGGATTTATGCAAAACTTTATTCTGTTCATTATTTTAAGACTGACTCAAGATGATTGGACAGATAAGCTACATcacaatgcaacaaaaacaacaacacagtcaCAATGTATGTAGTTACTTTATAACCTATAATCGCCAACTATTTACTCGTTCAAAACATGAATCTTAAATTAAAAACCGTGACTATGTTACCTTCATGCTATGTGTCCGTTGATGCATTTTGAGATTGTATGGCTGTCTGAATCCCTTCCCACACTCCCCACAAAGGTATGGTTTTTCCCCAGAATGTGTTCGCTGGTGTCTCTTTAGCCGGTTGGCACTGAGGAAGCTCTTGTCACAATCGGTGCATGAGTACGGCCGGACTCCGGTGTGGTAGCGCAGATGTATGGTCAGGTAGCACGACTGAGTGAAACTCTTGCCGCAGTGGGGGCACTGAAAGGGCTTGTGGCCCGTGTGGAAACGTTCGTGCTTCAGAAGCTCCGCGTGGGAAAAGAAGCCTTTCCCACAGTCAGAGCAGAGGAATGGCCGCTCGCCTGAATGAGTCAGCTCGTGTCTTATCAACGTCGCCTTGTAGACAAAACTCTTGTCACACTGCGAGCAGCTGAAAACATTC from Eleginops maclovinus isolate JMC-PN-2008 ecotype Puerto Natales chromosome 17, JC_Emac_rtc_rv5, whole genome shotgun sequence harbors:
- the usp6nl gene encoding USP6 N-terminal-like protein isoform X3, yielding MMLRNVFWKSSDQDAAVKLDQERAEIVAKYDKGKEAIVEPWEDTNFHLYKVIDRFGFVHENELPSYDSVEAKQKHMEVERTSKWLKMLKSWDKYKNSDKLMRRVYKGIPLQLRGQVWGLLLDVPKIKEEKKDFYEKLKARARGVSPDIRQIDLDVNRTYRDHIMFMHRYDVKQQALFHVLTAYSMYNTEVGYCQGMSQITALLLIYMNEEDAFWALVKLLSGQRHAMHGFFIPGFPKLMRFQEHHDRILKKMMPKLKQHLDTQEVLTSLYTMKWFFQCFLDRTPFTLTLRIWDIYILEGERVLPTMSYTILKLHKKHLMKLSMEELVEFLQVTLSKNFFFEDDFVVDQLQASMTELRRAKLELPAPGKEEEFPKKPLGQLPPEVAPVVVNHVANGQSHVNPAEPPLDPSPLPDRKQDSRPPSRLRRDSLEKSIRHHKAEKREARSSGSGENHNDQRKQSTTPERGTTPPSAPTPTPHVDRGKPQSHATANHNSNAASSSRKEITPRWFKPSETKLEAVKAAAARDVHLSRGASPAPSSPEDSALALHRPRSKGFIPDTNRGSNASQYDNVPGLQGQDFEILELDRPPSRMKTPRSDTPFSVSSLHQGSPSLAGSMVSVASGSKMAKHPPAFTSNSPGRVYPGSQYSTPPQQHSPGRTTTEVPILHPAYSVSLDPRGEDRLYAPPTRFTPPSSVVYGDRAYATTQRKNPSPEKTLMNNSYTTYRRGPPGNPRDVRPPPEHSLQLETQGRSTPIYLQQLTSTSQVCGPVDYRFEGHRRGEPHFLPEGGGHRRPVDGALPWAPDDEWPPHTPGGVPRSPSFQQAQMSPVQEFTFPPNPEPLLHYRTPLKETVLRQQLPQLFGGPHYRHAQEAFALQESMLL
- the usp6nl gene encoding USP6 N-terminal-like protein isoform X1, which encodes MQVLQIVKELVSPSRRRAAARFGASDQDAAVKLDQERAEIVAKYDKGKEAIVEPWEDTNFHLYKVIDRFGFVHENELPSYDSVEAKQKHMEVERTSKWLKMLKSWDKYKNSDKLMRRVYKGIPLQLRGQVWGLLLDVPKIKEEKKDFYEKLKARARGVSPDIRQIDLDVNRTYRDHIMFMHRYDVKQQALFHVLTAYSMYNTEVGYCQGMSQITALLLIYMNEEDAFWALVKLLSGQRHAMHGFFIPGFPKLMRFQEHHDRILKKMMPKLKQHLDTQEVLTSLYTMKWFFQCFLDRTPFTLTLRIWDIYILEGERVLPTMSYTILKLHKKHLMKLSMEELVEFLQVTLSKNFFFEDDFVVDQLQASMTELRRAKLELPAPGKEEEFPKKPLGQLPPEVAPVVVNHVANGQSHVNPAEPPLDPSPLPDRKQDSRPPSRLRRDSLEKSIRHHKAEKREARSSGSGENHNDQRKQSTTPERGTTPPSAPTPTPHVDRGKPQSHATANHNSNAASSSRKEITPRWFKPSETKLEAVKAAAARDVHLSRGASPAPSSPEDSALALHRPRSKGFIPDTNRGSNASQYDNVPGLQGQDFEILELDRPPSRMKTPRSDTPFSVSSLHQGSPSLAGSMVSVASGSKMAKHPPAFTSNSPGRVYPGSQYSTPPQQHSPGRTTTEVPILHPAYSVSLDPRGEDRLYAPPTRFTPPSSVVYGDRAYATTQRKNPSPEKTLMNNSYTTYRRGPPGNPRDVRPPPEHSLQLETQGRSTPIYLQQLTSTSQVCGPVDYRFEGHRRGEPHFLPEGGGHRRPVDGALPWAPDDEWPPHTPGGVPRSPSFQQAQMSPVQEFTFPPNPEPLLHYRTPLKETVLRQQLPQLFGGPHYRHAQEAFALQESMLL